From the genome of Armatimonadota bacterium, one region includes:
- a CDS encoding type II toxin-antitoxin system HicB family antitoxin: MRTFTAYVEYDPVSKLYVGVVPGIPGAHTQGETLDELRDNLREVLELCLEEYHGAPDDLPKLVGLQQIEVAA, encoded by the coding sequence ATGAGGACCTTTACGGCCTATGTCGAATACGATCCCGTCAGCAAGCTGTATGTCGGCGTAGTTCCGGGCATACCTGGAGCGCACACTCAGGGCGAGACCCTCGACGAACTCCGCGACAACTTGCGCGAGGTTCTGGAGTTGTGCCTGGAGGAATATCACGGCGCCCCGGACGATCTGCCGAAGCTCGTCGGACTGCAGCAGATCGAGGTCGCTGCATGA
- the mraZ gene encoding division/cell wall cluster transcriptional repressor MraZ produces MFRGHYIHTLDDKFRVIVPQKFRLELGMNFVITRGVDPCLWIFREDEFKEIEARLTRMEIASKENLRLQRYFSGFAFEVTTDAQGRVAIPPALRELVGIDKEVVIVGTINRVEIWSKQNWEEYSATMTDEVITESTREVGIA; encoded by the coding sequence ATGTTTCGCGGACACTACATCCACACGCTCGACGACAAGTTTCGCGTCATAGTCCCTCAGAAGTTCCGGCTCGAGCTGGGCATGAACTTCGTCATCACGAGGGGCGTAGACCCCTGCCTCTGGATCTTCAGGGAGGACGAGTTCAAGGAAATCGAGGCACGCCTCACCCGCATGGAGATCGCCAGCAAGGAAAACCTCAGGCTCCAGAGATACTTCTCGGGCTTCGCCTTCGAAGTCACCACCGATGCGCAAGGCAGGGTTGCCATACCACCGGCGCTCAGGGAACTCGTTGGCATTGACAAGGAAGTGGTCATCGTCGGCACCATCAACAGGGTGGAGATCTGGAGCAAGCAGAACTGGGAGGAATACTCCGCCACCATGACCGACGAGGTCATCACTGAGTCCACGAGAGAGGTCGGCATCGCTTAG
- a CDS encoding acetyl-CoA carboxylase carboxyltransferase subunit alpha, with product MPITNVLDFEKPLAELDAAIDELRSVSEAEGIDRADEISALEENRDRLARQIFSNLSPWDKTLMARHPNRPYSLDYIRVIFDDFVELHGDRLFADDKAVVGGVGFLDGKPVMVIGQQKGRDIKERQLRNFGSLKPEGFRKAVRLMKMAEKFGRPIVVFVDTPAADCSIGAEERGISEAIARSMMEMALLEVPVIAVVIGEGGSGGALGVGVANRVLMQEHAIYSVIPPEGCAAILSEFDRNPARAPEAADALNITAQRNLELGVIDEVIPEPLGGAHRNGEQAAAAVRDAVVRHLADLENMSPQELAEQRYARFRDMGVYAVEPPSEDESVEEVPG from the coding sequence ATGCCCATCACCAACGTTCTGGATTTCGAGAAGCCTCTCGCCGAACTCGATGCGGCGATTGACGAACTGAGGAGCGTCTCCGAGGCGGAGGGCATTGACCGGGCTGACGAGATCAGCGCCCTCGAGGAGAACCGCGACCGTCTCGCACGGCAGATCTTCAGCAACCTCTCGCCGTGGGACAAGACGCTCATGGCCCGCCACCCGAATCGCCCTTACTCGCTCGACTATATCCGCGTGATCTTCGACGACTTCGTTGAGCTTCACGGCGACAGGCTGTTCGCCGATGACAAGGCCGTCGTCGGCGGTGTCGGATTCCTCGACGGCAAGCCGGTGATGGTGATCGGCCAGCAGAAGGGGCGCGACATCAAGGAGCGTCAGCTCCGCAACTTCGGCAGCCTGAAGCCGGAGGGTTTCCGCAAGGCTGTGCGGTTGATGAAGATGGCCGAGAAGTTCGGGCGTCCAATCGTCGTGTTCGTGGACACGCCGGCCGCCGACTGCAGTATCGGGGCCGAGGAGCGCGGCATAAGCGAGGCCATAGCGCGCAGCATGATGGAGATGGCTCTCCTCGAGGTTCCGGTCATCGCGGTCGTCATCGGCGAAGGCGGAAGCGGCGGAGCGCTTGGGGTCGGTGTGGCCAACCGCGTGCTGATGCAGGAACATGCCATCTACTCCGTGATCCCGCCCGAGGGATGCGCCGCGATCCTCTCCGAGTTCGACCGGAATCCGGCGCGCGCTCCGGAAGCCGCCGATGCCCTCAACATCACGGCCCAGCGGAACCTCGAACTCGGCGTCATCGACGAGGTCATACCGGAACCTCTGGGAGGCGCTCACCGAAACGGCGAGCAGGCCGCGGCCGCGGTCAGGGATGCCGTGGTCAGACACCTGGCTGATCTCGAGAACATGAGCCCGCAGGAACTGGCCGAGCAGCGGTACGCGAGGTTCCGCGACATGGGCGTCTACGCTGTCGAGCCCCCCTCGGAGGACGAGTCGGTGGAGGAGGTGCCGGGATGA
- the rsmH gene encoding 16S rRNA (cytosine(1402)-N(4))-methyltransferase RsmH: MQRFHVPVMVAEVLHYLDPQTGQTVVDGTVGGAGHAFEIASRIMPGGRLIGIDRDGEALAAASERLAGFSDSVTLVRGDFADAAAIAQNLDIKEINGLVLDVGASSHQLDSAERGFSFQHDAPLDMRMDRAQRLTAREVVNSYSEKHLAEIIRDYGEERWAKRIARFIVDRRARQAIETTGELVGVILAAMPSAARPKDIHPATRTFMALRVAVNRELDSLRSGLEAAVALMSPGGRLVVLSWHSLEDRIVKDTFLRFAGRCVCPPGLPVCACGTTRVLEVLTKRPVTASPDEVAANPRARSAKLRAARKVQDLPGTESGRSV, translated from the coding sequence ATGCAGCGGTTCCACGTTCCGGTCATGGTCGCGGAAGTACTGCACTACCTGGACCCGCAGACCGGGCAGACCGTCGTAGACGGAACGGTCGGCGGCGCGGGACACGCATTCGAGATCGCAAGCCGCATCATGCCGGGCGGCCGCCTGATCGGGATAGACCGCGATGGTGAAGCGCTGGCTGCGGCATCCGAGCGGCTGGCAGGGTTTTCCGACAGCGTCACACTCGTACGGGGCGATTTTGCGGACGCGGCAGCAATCGCTCAGAACCTTGATATCAAAGAAATCAACGGCCTGGTTCTCGACGTCGGCGCGTCGTCGCATCAGCTCGATTCGGCCGAGAGGGGATTCAGTTTTCAGCACGACGCCCCTCTCGACATGCGGATGGACCGCGCGCAGCGCTTGACCGCCCGCGAGGTCGTGAACTCGTATTCCGAGAAGCATCTCGCCGAGATCATCAGAGACTACGGCGAGGAGCGCTGGGCGAAGCGGATCGCGCGGTTCATAGTTGACAGGCGCGCGCGGCAGGCGATCGAGACCACCGGCGAGCTGGTGGGCGTCATCCTGGCCGCGATGCCTTCAGCGGCGAGGCCGAAGGATATCCATCCCGCTACGCGCACGTTCATGGCCCTCAGGGTCGCCGTGAACCGCGAGCTGGATTCGCTTCGATCCGGTCTCGAGGCCGCGGTGGCGCTGATGTCGCCGGGCGGGCGGCTGGTAGTGCTGTCCTGGCACTCCCTGGAAGACAGGATTGTCAAGGACACTTTCTTGAGATTTGCGGGCAGATGCGTCTGCCCACCGGGACTCCCGGTATGTGCGTGCGGGACCACAAGGGTCCTCGAAGTACTTACAAAGCGGCCGGTCACGGCGTCGCCGGACGAAGTTGCCGCAAATCCGCGAGCGAGAAGCGCAAAGCTCAGAGCCGCGCGGAAGGTGCAGGACCTGCCCGGGACGGAGTCCGGCAGGTCGGTCTAG
- a CDS encoding beta-N-acetylhexosaminidase, with amino-acid sequence MRNTIAAVLLLCALPAAAALGQTPKTYTMNNFDFSYSRSGVNLKYKGVSVIRKSSLYVVSPGWTKLLFGHHLEEHAVTSEDVPGGKLIKVAMRNDVFAATYEVTLLDSDEATIDLRYRLLTDEPAEIEYCLGYFSAPMIADCAFEADTVEGRKSGTVPYAAASSDQRESMLVPPFHRLRIDSRLGPMELTITGDSSDLVIFDARRDHQPWAREAPIFWCGIGVPARPISQGDHRVTARLKFSPREDVKPAPEIRPESVRISDVKDAKLPMDEMIRVVPQPKSMDLTGGDFAVTPETLIVLPDEPTDADRFAAESLNEELREVYGIELRVVSAGQTAAGRGFIAVGEPGRNSLLDRLCRDVGLEAPAQEEGYALKASKPFVLVAGRDVRGTFYGVQTLIQLLKPTVEGAAVTGAVVSDWPSMKVRGAHVFIGNESKPFLQKLIRRIFARNKLNFLLIQADYTKWESDPGIWLDWSTDKKDLKAIVDYARLHHMEVAPLVQSLGHSEWMFKNNSNLDIAEDPEHAYGYCPSNPKSYEYIFRIYDEAVELFRPKWFHIGHDEVTMKGSFPHDDLCKQKTVQQLFNEDVAKLHEYFARKGIRVMLWGDMGLHKTETPDAGWAATPEIAKGIREGMPKDVIVTDWHYCAADDFPSVRLYQDLGHDVIASTWYVPQNIVDFGASAQKDGALGLMQTLWAGYHISEKTLGEQFQQFHAYILAAEFAWGPGGRGLEDLPYTPADQFTRLWNQDPADHAARDGFSIDLSPYVTAALGGETDDAWLGYGPEHDLRAVNTGRQRLLGIEFDIPQGAVMLSGDMNPAGAWPDSIRVPIGRKADSLSFLLAGAFAAEKGQHIGRIMVRYSNVEAMVVDLVYGENIVAWNDSSATPSARTAWMGRTSGGDRIVLRVVDWRNPMPDKPIDSVHLSAAGTECAPVLFALTGLIR; translated from the coding sequence ATGCGAAACACCATTGCCGCCGTCCTGCTTCTCTGCGCGCTTCCGGCCGCTGCCGCGCTCGGACAGACGCCGAAGACCTACACCATGAACAACTTCGATTTCAGTTATTCCAGGAGCGGAGTGAACCTGAAGTACAAAGGCGTCTCCGTCATCCGCAAGTCGTCGCTCTACGTCGTCAGTCCCGGCTGGACGAAGCTGCTCTTCGGGCACCACCTCGAGGAACATGCGGTCACCTCCGAGGACGTCCCCGGAGGCAAGCTGATCAAGGTCGCGATGCGGAACGACGTCTTCGCCGCGACGTACGAAGTCACCCTGCTCGACTCGGACGAGGCGACGATAGACCTGAGATACCGCCTTCTCACGGACGAACCGGCGGAGATCGAGTACTGCCTGGGCTACTTCAGCGCGCCGATGATCGCCGACTGCGCCTTCGAGGCCGACACCGTCGAGGGCCGCAAGTCCGGCACGGTCCCCTACGCCGCCGCGTCGTCCGACCAGCGGGAGTCCATGCTCGTTCCGCCGTTCCATCGCCTCAGGATAGACTCGCGCCTCGGCCCGATGGAACTGACGATCACCGGTGACAGCAGTGACCTCGTGATCTTCGACGCCCGCCGCGATCACCAGCCGTGGGCCAGGGAAGCCCCGATCTTCTGGTGCGGCATCGGCGTGCCCGCCCGGCCGATATCGCAGGGAGACCACCGCGTCACCGCCAGGCTCAAGTTCTCGCCGCGCGAAGACGTGAAGCCCGCACCCGAGATCCGGCCCGAGTCGGTGCGGATCAGCGATGTGAAGGATGCGAAGCTCCCGATGGACGAGATGATCAGGGTCGTCCCCCAGCCGAAGTCAATGGACCTCACCGGCGGCGACTTCGCCGTCACCCCGGAAACGCTCATCGTGCTGCCCGACGAGCCGACCGACGCCGATCGTTTCGCCGCGGAGAGCCTGAACGAGGAACTCCGCGAGGTATACGGGATCGAGCTGAGGGTCGTGTCCGCCGGTCAGACAGCCGCCGGCAGGGGATTCATTGCCGTCGGTGAGCCGGGCCGCAACTCGCTGCTCGACAGGCTGTGCAGGGACGTCGGCCTCGAAGCGCCGGCGCAGGAGGAGGGCTACGCCCTCAAGGCGTCCAAGCCGTTCGTGCTGGTGGCCGGTCGCGACGTACGCGGCACGTTCTACGGGGTGCAGACGCTCATCCAGCTTCTGAAACCGACGGTCGAAGGCGCGGCCGTCACGGGCGCGGTCGTCTCAGACTGGCCGAGCATGAAGGTCCGGGGCGCTCACGTCTTCATCGGAAACGAGTCGAAGCCGTTCCTCCAGAAACTGATCCGGCGAATCTTCGCTCGAAACAAGCTCAACTTCCTGCTGATCCAGGCGGATTACACGAAGTGGGAGAGCGATCCCGGGATCTGGCTCGACTGGAGCACCGACAAGAAGGACCTCAAGGCGATCGTTGACTACGCTCGGCTCCACCACATGGAGGTCGCGCCTCTCGTCCAGTCGCTCGGCCACTCCGAGTGGATGTTCAAGAACAACTCCAACCTCGACATCGCCGAGGACCCGGAGCATGCCTACGGCTACTGCCCGAGCAACCCGAAGAGCTATGAATACATCTTCAGGATATACGATGAGGCGGTCGAGCTGTTCCGGCCCAAGTGGTTCCACATCGGCCACGATGAAGTGACGATGAAGGGGAGCTTCCCTCACGACGACCTCTGCAAGCAGAAGACGGTCCAGCAGCTCTTCAACGAGGACGTCGCGAAGCTCCACGAGTACTTTGCCCGGAAGGGCATCCGCGTGATGCTCTGGGGCGACATGGGTCTGCACAAGACCGAGACCCCCGACGCGGGGTGGGCGGCCACCCCCGAGATCGCCAAAGGGATCCGCGAGGGAATGCCGAAGGACGTCATCGTTACCGACTGGCACTACTGCGCGGCCGACGACTTCCCGAGCGTGCGGCTGTATCAGGATCTCGGCCACGACGTCATCGCCTCGACATGGTACGTCCCGCAGAACATCGTGGACTTCGGCGCCTCGGCCCAGAAGGACGGTGCGCTCGGACTGATGCAGACCCTCTGGGCGGGCTATCACATCAGCGAGAAGACCCTCGGCGAGCAGTTCCAGCAGTTCCACGCCTACATCCTGGCGGCCGAGTTCGCATGGGGTCCCGGCGGGCGCGGGCTCGAGGATCTGCCGTACACTCCAGCCGATCAGTTCACCAGGCTCTGGAATCAAGACCCGGCGGACCACGCCGCTCGCGATGGATTCAGCATTGACCTGTCGCCCTACGTGACTGCGGCGCTGGGCGGCGAGACCGACGACGCCTGGCTCGGATACGGCCCGGAGCACGATCTGCGCGCCGTCAATACCGGTCGTCAGCGCCTGCTCGGCATCGAGTTCGACATTCCCCAGGGCGCGGTCATGCTCTCCGGCGACATGAATCCCGCCGGCGCGTGGCCTGATTCGATTCGAGTGCCCATCGGCCGGAAGGCGGACTCGCTCTCCTTCCTGCTTGCCGGTGCCTTCGCCGCGGAGAAGGGCCAGCATATCGGCCGGATCATGGTGCGCTACTCAAATGTCGAAGCGATGGTCGTGGATCTCGTCTACGGCGAGAACATCGTTGCGTGGAACGACTCGTCGGCGACTCCGTCGGCGCGGACAGCGTGGATGGGCCGTACCTCGGGAGGGGACAGGATCGTGCTCCGCGTCGTGGATTGGCGCAACCCTATGCCGGACAAGCCCATCGATTCCGTTCACCTGTCCGCCGCAGGCACGGAGTGCGCCCCGGTCCTGTTCGCCCTGACGGGACTGATCCGGTAG
- a CDS encoding dienelactone hydrolase family protein, translating into MPSNYPSLNSLLQQAEDLVVSRKHLPTDPDALQIRRAWLRHHLTKALGYIPPHEAPLAARTESKSVPAEGLIEEAVAFDRETGGPMRGVLTRPAETPDPLPAVILLHGWDLDKTGVNSTATSLARAGYVVLRPGNQCVSGSHGCVDGESCEHLGMTYMGLTTYENMRGLDYLCSREDVDADRVAAVGMCWSGVQCYVLAALDERVKAACAICGIAPQGTLPTDFAFAQGHMCIGSFLPGFLEEAGIQDLMALIAPRPLLVQNNVTEEWYPVLGFRSAKAETKMVYRTMGHPERFDARVETSSRDLTPQFIENAVEWLDRHL; encoded by the coding sequence ATGCCATCGAACTATCCTTCACTGAACTCGCTGCTTCAACAGGCGGAAGACCTGGTCGTGTCCCGAAAGCATCTGCCGACCGATCCGGACGCGTTGCAGATTCGGCGCGCCTGGCTGCGTCATCATCTCACCAAGGCGCTGGGATACATTCCCCCGCACGAAGCGCCGCTCGCCGCCCGCACGGAGTCCAAGAGCGTCCCGGCGGAAGGGCTCATCGAGGAGGCCGTCGCCTTCGACCGGGAGACAGGCGGCCCGATGCGCGGAGTCTTGACCCGACCCGCCGAAACGCCCGATCCGCTGCCGGCAGTCATCCTCCTGCACGGGTGGGACCTCGACAAGACGGGGGTGAACTCGACCGCGACCAGTCTCGCCCGAGCCGGGTACGTCGTTCTGAGGCCGGGGAACCAGTGCGTCAGCGGATCGCACGGCTGCGTTGACGGCGAGTCCTGCGAGCATCTGGGCATGACCTACATGGGACTGACGACCTATGAGAACATGCGGGGGTTGGACTACCTTTGCTCGCGGGAGGACGTGGATGCCGATCGGGTTGCGGCGGTGGGGATGTGCTGGAGCGGCGTTCAGTGCTACGTGCTGGCGGCGCTCGACGAGAGGGTGAAGGCGGCGTGCGCGATCTGCGGGATCGCGCCCCAGGGCACTCTGCCGACGGACTTCGCTTTCGCGCAGGGGCACATGTGCATCGGGTCGTTCCTGCCGGGATTCCTGGAAGAGGCGGGGATACAGGACCTGATGGCGCTGATCGCACCCCGGCCACTGCTGGTGCAGAACAACGTGACCGAGGAGTGGTACCCGGTGCTGGGATTCCGGAGCGCGAAGGCGGAGACGAAGATGGTCTACCGCACGATGGGCCACCCCGAGCGGTTCGACGCGCGCGTGGAGACCTCCTCACGCGACCTGACGCCTCAGTTCATCGAGAACGCGGTGGAGTGGCTGGACAGGCACCTCTAG
- a CDS encoding type II toxin-antitoxin system HicA family toxin — MTRFPALTARALEKVLLGIGFEAVRRRGSHVFYRHPDGRTTAVPHHAGRELARPLIREILREVDMSPEELQRLVVR, encoded by the coding sequence ATGACACGGTTTCCCGCGCTGACCGCCAGGGCGCTGGAGAAGGTGCTGCTGGGGATCGGGTTCGAGGCGGTGCGGCGGCGCGGAAGTCATGTCTTCTACCGCCATCCCGATGGTCGGACGACCGCCGTTCCGCATCACGCCGGGAGGGAACTGGCTCGTCCCCTGATTCGTGAAATCCTCCGCGAGGTTGACATGTCCCCGGAGGAGCTTCAGCGACTAGTCGTCAGATAG
- the accD gene encoding acetyl-CoA carboxylase, carboxyltransferase subunit beta, whose translation MAPDGWFRRKSKAAGKAARKKLDALPDGLWTKCPKCAEILFSKELEKNLMVCNKCNHHLKLRAAHRLAITVDEGSFVETDADLITVNSLNFPQYDAKMERLQAACGINDGMVTGDAAIGGHPVGIGVADFAFLAGSMGCVYGEKIARLFERGIERKTPVVVVHTSGGARMQEGILSLMQMAKTSAAVARFNEAGLMYVAVFADPTMAGVHASFAMLADVIIAEPGALIGLAGQRVAAQAQVTKEPPGYRLAEWQLDRGMVDMVIPRREIRDTLTELLAFGGRN comes from the coding sequence TTGGCCCCTGACGGTTGGTTCCGCCGGAAATCGAAGGCTGCCGGAAAAGCCGCCAGAAAGAAACTGGACGCACTGCCGGACGGCTTGTGGACTAAGTGCCCCAAGTGCGCCGAGATCCTCTTCAGCAAGGAGTTGGAGAAGAATCTCATGGTCTGCAACAAGTGCAACCATCATCTCAAGCTGCGCGCCGCCCACCGCCTCGCAATTACCGTTGACGAGGGCAGCTTCGTCGAAACCGACGCCGACCTGATCACGGTGAACTCGCTCAACTTCCCCCAGTACGATGCCAAGATGGAGAGACTTCAGGCCGCTTGCGGCATCAACGACGGCATGGTGACCGGCGACGCGGCAATCGGCGGCCATCCCGTCGGGATCGGCGTGGCCGACTTCGCGTTCCTCGCTGGGAGCATGGGCTGTGTCTACGGTGAGAAGATCGCCCGCCTGTTCGAGCGCGGCATCGAGCGGAAGACACCCGTCGTGGTCGTCCACACATCAGGGGGCGCCCGAATGCAGGAGGGCATACTCTCCCTCATGCAGATGGCGAAGACGAGCGCCGCCGTCGCCAGGTTCAACGAGGCCGGGCTCATGTATGTCGCCGTATTCGCCGACCCCACGATGGCCGGCGTTCACGCCAGTTTCGCAATGCTTGCCGATGTAATTATTGCCGAGCCGGGCGCGCTGATCGGTCTTGCCGGTCAGAGGGTCGCCGCCCAGGCCCAGGTCACCAAAGAGCCCCCCGGATACCGGCTCGCGGAGTGGCAACTCGATCGCGGCATGGTGGACATGGTGATCCCGCGCCGCGAGATCCGCGATACGCTGACGGAACTGCTTGCGTTCGGAGGTAGGAACTGA